Proteins from a single region of Pseudomonas phenolilytica:
- a CDS encoding extensin family protein codes for MTFGRFLLFVLVLLAALALVVRQQWIEIPPSWNPWAPLDVREPPNLLTSFKLRRLQHDRSLCEQALASAPLRYVAVPDTTPEPGCPVANSVRVQGSAVRFNGPFLATCPLAAAYALFELHGLQPAAQRVFGQPVVRVEHFGSFACRNIARSNRRSQHASANALDLAGFGLRDGTRITVARDWAGEGDKARFLREVHDAACAVFNVTLGPQYNAAHQDHFHVDMGGFGMCR; via the coding sequence ATGACCTTCGGCCGATTCTTGCTTTTCGTACTGGTGCTGCTGGCCGCCCTGGCACTCGTCGTTCGCCAGCAGTGGATAGAGATTCCGCCGTCCTGGAATCCCTGGGCGCCGCTGGATGTGCGCGAGCCGCCGAACCTGCTGACTTCGTTCAAGCTGCGTCGCTTGCAACATGACCGCTCGCTGTGCGAACAGGCGCTGGCCAGTGCGCCGCTGCGTTACGTCGCTGTGCCTGACACGACGCCGGAACCTGGCTGTCCGGTGGCAAACAGCGTGCGTGTGCAGGGCTCTGCGGTACGTTTCAACGGCCCGTTTCTGGCGACCTGCCCATTGGCCGCGGCCTATGCGCTGTTCGAGCTACACGGCCTGCAGCCGGCGGCGCAGCGGGTATTCGGCCAACCGGTGGTGCGGGTCGAACATTTTGGCAGCTTCGCCTGCCGCAACATTGCCCGCAGTAACCGACGCAGCCAGCACGCCAGCGCCAACGCGCTGGACCTCGCCGGCTTCGGTCTGCGGGACGGCACGCGTATTACCGTGGCGCGCGATTGGGCGGGCGAGGGCGACAAGGCGCGTTTCCTGCGCGAAGTGCACGATGCGGCCTGCGCGGTGTTCAACGTCACGCTGGGGCCGCAGTACAACGCGGCGCATCAGGACCATTTCCACGTCGACATGGGTGGTTTCGGCATGTGTCGCTGA
- a CDS encoding DUF72 domain-containing protein — protein sequence MYPPGTPPAQFLAQYCSVFNSVEGNTTLYAWPAEQTIQRWALQMPEGFRFCAKLPREISQADDLRAVLELAQSFKALLAPLGRRVTPFWLQLPASFGPGRLAELATLIKDFAAPLAVEVRHPAFFDKGAGERALNRLLRDSAVERICLDSRALFSCRSREPALLHAQSKKPRVPVRPTAFSASPQLRFIGHPLLEANDLFMQPWLERIAAWIEAGKTPHVYLHTPDNHRAPELAVRFHAQLRERLPGLPALPPLHRAPQLSLLVE from the coding sequence TTGTATCCGCCGGGAACGCCTCCGGCGCAATTTCTTGCGCAGTACTGTTCGGTGTTCAACAGCGTCGAGGGCAATACCACGCTGTATGCCTGGCCGGCGGAGCAGACGATCCAGCGATGGGCGCTGCAGATGCCGGAGGGCTTTCGCTTTTGCGCCAAGCTGCCGCGAGAGATCAGCCAGGCCGACGACCTGCGCGCGGTGCTGGAGCTGGCGCAGTCGTTCAAGGCGCTGCTGGCGCCGCTCGGGCGGCGGGTCACGCCGTTCTGGCTGCAACTGCCGGCCAGTTTCGGGCCGGGGCGGCTCGCCGAACTGGCGACGCTGATCAAGGATTTCGCCGCGCCGTTGGCGGTGGAAGTGCGCCACCCGGCGTTCTTCGATAAGGGGGCGGGCGAGCGTGCGCTGAATCGCTTGCTGCGCGATTCCGCCGTGGAACGCATCTGCCTGGATTCGCGGGCGCTGTTCAGCTGCCGCTCGCGCGAGCCGGCGCTGCTGCACGCGCAGAGTAAGAAGCCGCGGGTGCCGGTGCGGCCAACCGCGTTCAGCGCGTCGCCGCAGCTGCGCTTCATCGGCCACCCGCTGCTGGAGGCCAACGACCTCTTCATGCAGCCGTGGCTGGAACGGATCGCCGCCTGGATCGAGGCCGGCAAGACGCCGCACGTCTATCTGCATACGCCGGACAATCACCGGGCGCCGGAGCTGGCGGTGCGTTTTCACGCGCAGCTACGCGAGCGCCTGCCCGGGCTGCCGGCCTTGCCTCCGCTGCATCGCGCGCCACAGCTATCGCTGCTGGTCGAATAG
- the tsaB gene encoding tRNA (adenosine(37)-N6)-threonylcarbamoyltransferase complex dimerization subunit type 1 TsaB: MTTLLALDTATEACSVALLHDGRVLSHYEVIPRLHAQRILPMIQTLLAEAGITLSALDAIAFGRGPGAFTGVRIAVGVVQGLAFALERPVLPVSTLATIAQRAWREHGATQVAAAIDARMDEVYWGCYRERAGEMQLCGSEAVLPPEQAGLPRDAAGQWFGAGTGWGYATRIPVAVGHMDAQLLPHAEDLLRLATFAWQRGEAVEADQAQPVYLRDNVATPKAGV; this comes from the coding sequence ATGACCACTCTGCTGGCCCTGGATACTGCCACCGAAGCCTGCTCTGTCGCCCTGCTGCATGATGGTCGGGTGCTGAGCCACTACGAGGTCATTCCGCGCCTGCACGCCCAGCGCATTCTGCCGATGATCCAGACCCTGCTCGCCGAGGCTGGCATCACGTTGTCGGCGCTGGATGCCATCGCTTTCGGTCGCGGTCCGGGTGCGTTCACCGGGGTACGCATTGCGGTCGGCGTGGTGCAGGGCCTGGCGTTCGCGCTGGAGCGACCGGTGCTGCCGGTTTCCACCCTGGCGACCATTGCCCAGCGCGCCTGGCGCGAACACGGCGCCACGCAGGTGGCGGCGGCCATCGACGCGCGCATGGACGAGGTCTACTGGGGCTGCTACCGCGAGCGTGCCGGCGAGATGCAGTTGTGCGGCAGCGAGGCCGTGCTGCCGCCGGAGCAGGCCGGTTTGCCGCGCGATGCGGCCGGCCAGTGGTTTGGCGCGGGCACCGGCTGGGGCTACGCCACGCGCATTCCCGTCGCGGTGGGCCACATGGATGCCCAGCTGTTGCCACATGCCGAAGACCTGCTGCGGTTGGCGACGTTCGCCTGGCAGCGTGGCGAGGCCGTTGAGGCCGACCAGGCGCAGCCGGTCTACCTGCGCGACAACGTAGCGACACCCAAAGCCGGCGTCTGA
- the adk gene encoding adenylate kinase, protein MRVILLGAPGAGKGTQAGFITKKFGIPQIATGDMLRAAVKAGTELGLKAKSVMDAGGLVSDDLIINLVKERIAQPDCANGFLFDGFPRTIPQAEALKEAGVRIDNVVEIAVDDEEIVGRIAGRRVHPASGRVYHTEHNPPKVAGKDDETGEELIQREDDKEETVRHRLSVYHSQTKPLVDFYQSLAAAEGTPKYSRIEGIGSVEEITAKVFAALS, encoded by the coding sequence ATGCGCGTGATTCTGCTGGGAGCACCCGGTGCCGGCAAAGGCACTCAGGCCGGTTTCATTACCAAAAAATTCGGTATTCCGCAGATCGCCACCGGCGACATGCTGCGCGCAGCGGTCAAGGCCGGCACCGAGCTGGGCCTGAAAGCCAAGAGCGTGATGGATGCGGGCGGTCTGGTCTCCGACGACCTGATCATCAACCTGGTCAAGGAGCGCATCGCCCAGCCGGATTGCGCCAACGGTTTCCTGTTCGACGGTTTCCCGCGCACCATTCCGCAGGCTGAAGCGCTTAAGGAAGCCGGCGTGCGCATCGACAACGTGGTCGAGATCGCCGTCGACGACGAGGAAATCGTCGGTCGCATCGCCGGTCGCCGCGTGCACCCGGCATCCGGTCGGGTCTACCACACCGAGCACAATCCGCCGAAGGTCGCCGGCAAGGACGACGAGACCGGCGAAGAACTGATCCAGCGCGAAGACGACAAGGAAGAGACCGTACGTCATCGCCTGTCCGTCTACCATTCGCAGACCAAGCCGCTGGTGGACTTCTACCAGAGCCTGGCCGCTGCCGAAGGCACGCCGAAGTACAGCCGTATCGAGGGTATCGGCTCGGTGGAAGAGATCACCGCCAAGGTGTTTGCCGCGCTGAGCTGA